agtggcatcgacccagtgatgtaaattgttatcaagggtaccaggattataatataaacctctcacttgtatgacagtcgcctcaaattccattatatcaaCAACGATGTGTACACAAAACAAACACTAtacgtaaaaatatcacaaataggAGGACAACAGCAATTTGAAATTAACACGAACCCAccccaaaaactgggggtgatgtCGGGTGCTGCGGAAGgacaagcagatcctgctccacatacgGCACCTggcatgttgctcatgttattacaaagcccgtaatttatctaattcggtaggtcacattcgtgaaaagggaacgggattgtcaTTACGACAtgaggaacatatccaatatcatctgtgaaacggatattccataacgttcaaccaactcTGAATGGCGTCCCTAacatttacgaagtgatgatttcaacttagcAACTTAGATTTAAAAATGGAAAggtcacaattgggaagctgaaatcatttcttttgtcgtaaacttttgttttcaaccgaccctcattgtcaatttctagatgtaaatcaagatttgaggcagacttaactgtaaaACAGaatgtcccttatcaaatggcaaaatcaaaagctcatgtTGACCTTTCAGGAAATTGGTTATCTTTGTATGCCCCTTTGGTCGTAtagttttatgtatattttacatTGGTGGATAAAGAATGTCGAAGTTTGAACTTTCCTATTGTTGATTTATTTAGAAAAGCACTTCGGACGTACGAAATTTATTCAGTGTATTTTGTTTCCTACAACGTACGACTGGTCATGTATAGATGGTTGGTTTTTCATTAACAAGTGTTTGTACGTTCGCAATCTGGATGTGATCGATAGGTTTTATAAAAGGCATTTACAATAATGCACAAGGACCACTTGTTTATGAGAAATGTTTTGACTTACAGTAGAAATACGAATCCTTCGACCATATCGCGGCGATCTTCTGACCATATGTGTGTCGTCAATGTAGTAACGGCAGATATTTCTTCAAACGGGAGTAGAAACTCATTGGCAAGAGTATATGCACCTTTCCATTCGACAAGACATAAGTGACAGTTTTTGAGGATTCCGAGCTGATATATAGTAAAGATTTAATCGGTCGTTCGCCTGTATAGAAATGTAAAGAAAacggggaacgtgtcaaagaaacaaaaacTCTGACAACAAAAAATCAAGTTTGTGGTAACAAAAACGGATTCGTTAGAATATGTTGAttccaaatcaaatcaaatcaaataattttattggtgtaaattcctatacagaaatgataccagccgacatttacaaaatacaaaatttatacaaaaataaacaaaaaaaaaacaacccacatattttgttaatgataagagatacatattttatatttatattgcgcGTAGGTGTTATTCATACAATATTATTAATTCAATCTATTACAATCagctttaatactataaaagCTCTTAACAGcattatgtttgctttaaatgaatgttcaaaTCATACATATCGCTTATTCCAGCTACACTTACAGTACTAATGTCCGtatcattacttttcaaaatgaaactaaaCTTATCTTGTTCACACATATTAACAAAAGATGGAACTATATCACTTAAGTTACAAAAGAGTACATTTCTATTAAGTTCTAACGCTTTACATTGAATGAGGAAATGGAACTCGTCTTCAATTCCATCCTTGCAAATTGGATAAATTTTCTGTTCGTAAGGTGTTCTAGTATATCTACCAACTTCTATTAGTAATTTGCTATTACTAATTCTGATTTTTACCATTTTAGAAATAACACTTTTGTTAAGGTCCAGTAGAAGATATTTTTtcgaattcaaaattatttttaactttgcGATATGTTCTTATTTTATTGCCATGACTATTACCATTATTAGAGTCACAAAAAAGAGCTTGTTTCCAGTATTTTATGAATTTCTCTTCTAATTTCTTAAGTAATTTTTTCTTTGACATAGTATTTTGATTTTCCCAGACATGCTGAAAACCAAGTTTACCTAATAACACTTTTAATTTACTACAAAAACCATTAGGAAAGTTTTCATTGAATGCTTTCTTTACCATACCCTCACTGTCCATATTAATGATATGAAGCCAGAAAttaatacttttagttttcgcactctaactttagtaaaagtgaatagaaatctatgaaatttaaaaaaaggtttatgaccacaaaaggaaggttgggattgattttgggagtttttatcccaacattttaggaattaggggccaaaaagggctcacataagcattttcttggttttcgcactataactttagtttaagtatatagaaatcaatgaaattttgacacaaggcttatgaccacaaaaggaaggttggtattgattttgggagttttggttccaacagtttaggaattaggggccaaaaaggaacccaaataagcattattcttggttttcgcacaataactttagtataagtgaatagaaatcaatgaaatttaaacacaaggtttatcaccacaaaagaaagattgggtttgattttgatgttgtggtcccaacagtttaggaatatggggcccaaagggtccaaaattgaactttgtttgatttcataaaatattgaataattgggattctttttttgatatgccaaatctaactgtgtatgtagattcttaatttttggtcccgttttcaaattggtctacattaaagtccaaagggtccaaaattaaactaagtttgattttaacaaaaattgaatccctggggttctttgatatgctgaatctaaaaatgtacttagattttttattattggcccagttttcaagttggtccaaatcggggtccaaaattgaactttgtttgatttcatcaaaaattgaataattggggttctttgatatgccaaatctaactgtgtatttagattcttaatttttggtcccgttttcgaattggtctacattaaagtccaaagggtccaaaattaaacatgtacttagatttttgaatatggacccagttttcaagttggttcaaatcaggatccaaaattattatattaagtattgtgcaatagcaagaaattttcaattgcacagtattcagcaatagcaagaaattttcaattgcacagtattgtgcaatagcaagaaattttcaattacacagtattgcgcaatagcaagaaatatataattgcacagtattttgcaatagcaaatattttcaattgcacagtattgcgcaatagcaagaaatatataattgcacaatattgtgcaatagcaagaaattttccatcggaattatctttctttgtccagaatagtagttgaatcatcttaaatcattgttttatacaatatacaaagtattttcacttttactaccaactgatacattaaaacaatctttaccattcagtaataacaagcactttattttacattttaatattttatgatggattaaaatgagtagttattgttgcaaactcctttagaaatttgaattgagatcaattttggaaaaagggaaaggggaggtgaaaaaaatagggggggggggggtaaatttttctcatttcagatttcataaataaaaagaaagtttcttcaaacatttttttgagaggattaatattcaacagcatagtgaatttctcaaaggcaaaacaaatattttaaattcgttagaccacattcattctgtgtcagaaacctatgctgtgtcaactatttaattacaatccaaatttagagctgaatcaagcttgaatgttgtgtccatacttgccccaacctctgcggtcgtataatgctgcgccctgcggagcttCTGGTTTTAAGATTAACAGATAGATTccatttttcacaaaatatatttaatttatctaAAGCATTTTGTAGGCCAGATGCAGATTCTGATATTACTACTAAATCGTCTGCATAAAGAAAACAAGACACGTGTTTATTATCTAGGCATGCCGGATCTCATTTGTGGTCAAACATTTCAACCAGTTCATTTATATACAATGAAAATAATGTAGGGCTTAATATACAACCCTGTTTTAATCCTACACATGAGGGAAACGTTTGTGTTAGTCCCTCTTTTAATTTTACAGAGAAAGATACATCTTTGtacatatcttttaaaatattaaaaaaagacccttttatattatattttagtaACTTATGAAAAAGCCCATCTTTATTAGTTGTGTCAACGCTTTTCTTAGATCTACAAAACAAGTGTAGAGATGTTTAGATTTTTTAAAGGTCTTGTCAATCAGAGTTTTTAATGTTAAAATGTGATCACTTGTTCTGCTATTTTTCCTGAAGCCTATTTGCTCCTTATATAATATACTGTTAGTTTCTAGAAAGTTCTATAATCTGGTagacaatatttttaacaaaaatttacataaaCAGCTTGAAAGAGCTATACCCCTGTAGTTTGAAGGATCATTAAAACACCCTCCTTTACAAAAAGGCTTAATTACGTTTTTTCTCCATACAGAAGGAAAGATTCcacttttaaatatcaaattaaaaatcaacacatatgtttttttactaatttaccaCATGACACTCTAATTATTCCAGTACGGTATGGAGTTCATTATCGCTGAAACTATCGTCATAAATGTTTTCGGTACTTCATGTGTTAATTTAGAATCTTTCGGTAGCGTTTAACTGCATGCATTAAAGTATCCTTGGTCGAACTTGACAATGCTTGATGACCTTGTTGTTTTAATAATCTCATTCATATCAGTCGAATATGATTGTTATATTTAGGCATTGTTAGGAGTACGATACGATCAATGATTTTTCCTAAAAGACTCAAGTGGTATTGACAATACAGTCTTCTATTTCTAGTAGTGCTCGTGCGTCCGaaacaaattaagaaaacaaaatgaaaacaattaagACTTCATATATTTCATGCGACCGAAGAGTTGTTCTGAGTTTACCATAAGGAATTCTTAAAGCCAAATTTTTGAAAACCTAGAAGTATAAGAACCGCAACAGATAAAGAgattccattctcagttttatataTGACAAAAAGAACATATAAGGCCAACCTTGCCTGATGCTGGTTATTGGACTTTCTATTCAATTTATTATCTCCTATTAAATACTTCTTTTCCCTTTCTCAATTGTTGGAGATAAGGAAATACGATGGGCTGTTCCATGCAAGCAAGAGTGATAACTTGTAGATGGTTACACCATAGGGATGTGTTATGATGATACATGGTAATTACTCCCACACTATTCATAGCTGAAGCCAGGAGTACCGAGCTCCCATAGTAAATTCCAAAAAGGGGGTATTCATAGAAAtagacaaaatcaaacgttatacCATATCAACTAACGGAACGAAtcgaaaacaactgtcatattcctgatgaagtacaggcattttccgaGGAAAATTGTGGATTAACCGTGGTTTCAGGCTAACTCAACCTTCAACATGTAAGTCAGTTGTTTGTAGTTTTAGTATGCTGACAACCAAACTTTCAAACATATGACAAAGACGCCAACAAAAAAGTTATGGTAGTTGATagtattaccatgattactgacAAATGATTGTTTGTAGATGGTATTACAGTATTTAAAACATAGTGTCgcactagacaaaagtttaaaatttcaaGATAAAGTAGGATACTAAATACAAgggtaaacaaaattaattcagCACTATAAAACCATTTGCCTTGAAAGCACTTGAAAGCACTTCATTTGTATTCGGTTAGATTCACAACTTTTCAAAATTTCACAGCGGTTTTATACTTTTACTTTAATTCATCATCCCTTTTTTATTATTAACTATGcatttatacattgtatcacagatcaaatgtattcgttctTTCAGTTTGTGTGTTAATTTGGGTtaatacgttttttgattgagtgaAGCCGTTCCAATTGATATAATATAGTgagtctttctatgttgtgatgttatactaatgtttcagaaaagggaacaggtttggtaccattaaaactttaaatccagctgcaattgtttgcacctgtcctaagtcaggaatcctTTGTGCagtgttttcccgtttgaatggttttacactagtattttttggagccctttatagcttgctgttgaagaccgtaccttgacctataatggtttacttttataaattgtgacttggatggagagttgtctcattgacactcataccacatctgcctaTATCTATATTCACTAAATCCTTTCGAAACCATTCTTTTAAAACTTATACCTGAAAACCACGGTTACAAATCCACATTCAAATCAATACAGCAACATCTGGGATAAAAATAGTAAGTCACAGATTGTCAGAACGGAAGGATATTTGAAAAGATATAACATAAGGACGATTCTATATGAATTTTCCTATGCCATAAAGGGCTAGATGCAAAAAACTTTGTCATTATTCTTTGATCAAGAATACTCTACTACTCTAAATATCAGTCCTCTCCTACATATCGTTTACCCTATACTGCTAACTAAAACTACCACTCATGTTGTGTGATCTAAATATTGACGAATTTGCAACTGTGTAAGTTCCCCATTCATATGTAATCCGGTTGGCCAAGTTATCACTGTTGACCTGAGATTGTCATGAACTCTTCCAAGCTAAATCTGTTAACCAGAGGATCTAACTATTGTGAGCTTAAATCCATAATTTAGAACACATCTTCAACATAGAAATAGATTTAGTGAAATGCCAGACAATGTTATTAACCGGGAAAAAATCCAAGTGCAAATTCTTTCTGAAATATTGCATATAAAAACTGAATAGGTCTATCAATACGTATGCTATGTCTATTTTGAAACCCTCAAAGGTTGCACCTGTCTTACACTTAAGACAAAACAGTTATTGTCCCCACTGATAAATCCCCGAGCAACATCGTGATTTATGTGGtttaaagcaacaaaaaaaacctGTTTGATGACTAAATTAGGTACCAACTTTTTACCCCGATTCTCAAGATCTTCTCCCATGACACTTACTGTAAGGgaaatacaaataatcaaaggTGGGTTCTATACTTTGCAGTTTCAAATAAAGATGAAGATCTAAGAATTTCCATCACTATACTGGACAAtgagtgtccttacaaacaacgttaCAGTACTACAGAAACCTCTTTTCAAATTGTCCATATTAATTTTAttagcaatcaaagccgggcatTAGAGACCAACTCTAGGGGAAGTGTGAATCAGATGTGGTAACTCTAAAATTCAAAACTTAGTGGCATcatcacaataaataaaaaacttCTTTAACGAGTACTATTATCAAGCATTCTCAACTTTAAGACATATTGAAATAATTAGTCCTACTTTGCTTCTAAAAAAACAATGgccaaattataaacaaatatttcgtTCTAGGAAGGGAAAACATACTTTGTTAAAAGTCATTCTGATCAAAGAAAACATCAATAGTTTCCATTTTACACATGCTGATATTATTTATGAGAAATGGCTTGAATCAAAAAAGTACTTTAGCTGAATTAACAGCTTTGTATACGATATCTGGAAACAAATCTGATGGGATATTATTACAGATCAATTCCTCAAAAAGTGTAGCTATCAGAGGTTTAATATATGCAACTGTTtaactgaaattaaaattaatCTTGTCTGAAATCTACCCGAAAAAATTCTAACACTTTTAGCTGACATTTTTTAGACTATTTTACTCTCAAAATACAGTATGTGTAATAACTTTccctatttgataaaaaaaaatcttcactaATAATTCTGCATTTAGCCATCTAGATGAGAACAAATCAACACCTAACACGGAGTCactgttaattttgtattttgtcgtaaccataaacatgataaatatgtcCAATACACCTTGAGAGGCATGACTTAAAATTCTGCATTTGTCATTTCCATAAGTACAAAACAACGTCTTGAAAGGCACGATTAAATCTGTGTTTTGACATGTTGACATACCATTAGCTTAAACTTCTACAAAACGGGGAACTGATTTGTCCTCTTGAATCTTCAATGCTTTACTCTTGCGTAGGCTTAACAGTTATTAAAAACTTAAAAGCTGTTCCTCTTAGATTACAAACCAGAAGTATATCATCGTCTTTATCGAAATAGATAGCATGTGGATGATCGAGGCCATCCGCTAATCCAAGTAGCTCCCTTGCGCGCTTTCCGTCTGATGTCATGGTGACTATATTGTTAGACATGGATCCAGCGACGTAAATATTAGATTGATCATCCAATGCTATTCCCCGCGGGTTATTCAGTATTGCTTTGTCACTGAAAGTCCATACAACTTTACCACTAAAATCGTAACAGGTTACAGTATCTCGATGGTAGTTGGAGAGGAACAGGTTACTCTCGTTTGCGGTTAAATATGTTTCCTGTAAATTTTCATCTTCCTCAAATTCAGCAGGGAAATTGGAGACAGAGAGAGTATCGTAATCTAATACTTTGATACAATTGTCAGTACAGAAAATAAAGACCTGTTTGTTGGAGGTTATTCCATAACACCAATCGTTCATCTTTAGATGTCGTCTAGCAGCTCTGGGTAGATCCATGTCGAATACCTTGATTGACTTACTGCTGTCCCCGGTTGTAACCAATACTCGTTTTTCGTCCAGGTAAGCAATATCAAAAACAGACGCAGGGAATAGGTTTATATCTCCTTCAAAGTTCCCTGATatgaattttaaaacttttgaatgtCGATCCATATCTCTATTCAAGAATAAGGTTATATTTTCTTTAATCATCATACATGCTGTAATTTCAGTTCCATAAACTCTGATCCTCTCAAGTTGTTCAACAATTACACCATCAATTTTAAAGATGTCCATGGTCTGTCCAGCTTTATCAACTATCTTCTTCAAAGTAAAACCAATTCGTTTACTTTCCTTGGTAATACATTACCTATAGATCCAATTGTTTCTTCTTTATTGACAAATGAATCCTCAAACTCGCAACAAATTTTGACATCATGAAACTCGCCTTTCTCGGACATACTctgtaattgtatttttatttgttgtaaagATTGTTCTAGATTTCGGGTTCCAATGAACGATTGCCTATCTGAAGCACATTCCTTTAAAACTTCGATGTTTTGGGATATCTCATTTACCTGTTTATTTTCAGTTTCCAAATCCCGTAAGATTCGTGATATACACCTTTTCCCCTTAACTTTCGACTGTGATGCTTTTAGTATGAGATCCTGTTCCAACTTATCAAAATGATCATTAATGTTTTTTCTCATATCCTTGATCCTCTCGACGACGTCGTTCTCATTAGTGGGTAACATTTTCAGATTATCTTTGCTTTTGGATATAGCTGATGCGATGACTGATTTTACATCAAGAAGAGACTTTTCCAACCTCTCTGAAGCAGTTAACGACTTGAATCTCCTTAAAACATCTTCCAATAAAACAACATCATCACATGTTCTATGCTCCATAACAATGCATCTCTTACAAGCTAGACTGTTATGTAATTGACAATGAAATTCAAAAGGATACTCATGTTTGTCACAACGATGTTTTATGTTCTGAATGAAGGAATGTGATGTTTTGTACTGTTCAAAAGGTATGGTCTCGTGAGCTTTAGAGGCTTTAGTTATTCGATGATGTTCTGAGCAATCGCCGCAAAGGTTTTGGTCACACTGTGGACAATATTCTCTAACAGTAGATCTTATATTACGGACGTGACATACGTCACAGACGCAGTTTGTTTCCGTCGCCATCTCTTATTGATTTCTTCCAAGAAAATGATGGATCAATTCTGAAAAGCAGAAGAAATAATTATCATATAGTCTTAACTGACCTGAATTTGTACATAATACATATGCGTCCCTTGAAACGGAGGACCTTAAAATAAATCAAAGTAGATGATGGATCGATAGGTAATGTGgcaggattttttttcaattgttcttCATTAATGTGTTTCATAGGCAAAATAAAACTCGGTTAGTGGGATAAATATAGTCGGATTATTTTACTAAGAAGAGTTATGCAATCATATTCCCTAGCCATCGTCATCCGACATTGTCGCCTTGTTTTATGACGtttcaagaaataaaatcataagaaatcaagaaaaattaaacgtcataattaaatttgcaccaatcatttgctgagaacagataTTTCGCTAGTGAgaagaaatattttttcataccgctcaggaaatgtaaaaatagcacaaaaaataaaaaggagCATAACCTGTATCacgccaacaactggttttagaataaatgtctGGAATACCAATGCAATAACCCTATCAGTGTAATATTAATAAACATTAGTTGTACATCTTTGAATGTTGCTCACCttaggtctatgtgcatattaaacaaagaacacaCATTATAGACACAAGTGatattcatgacaaaattctCTATCTTTGGTGATGATGACtggtttgtaaatcttactttactgaacattcttgctattTACAATTATCCTTATCTATAATgtagaagagaagatttttgtaaaaaatcacaaaaaactatGATATTTGTGAAAAATTTACTTAAAAGAGCATTAAATCTTTATGGGGTTAATTGACAATTTCGgttatgttgatttatttgtagatcttgctttgcttaacaattttgctatttacagtttatctctaccaaCTATAATAtgcaagataataaccaaaaacttcaaaattccttaaaagtaccaattcatgggcagcaacccaacaatgtaaaATCAGTCTGATGCGTCTGAAAATTTATGGTCAGATAGTtctttattctgtagttagtcaccacggttttatcatgtatatctagtatatatactagtcaacaaaagaaacgatacacgactttgaaataaaatttatcaaaaagtattaaatataaaaaaaaaatgagatacactattttaaaaagcatTCATTTGTAATGTATTCACATGTGATAATGAAACTCAAAACTTGTCGGAAAGCATCTAAATTCAGTGTAAACGATCGTAGGGTGCAAAttagttttgcggaaagttgaataaaaaatcgacacataattttctaagttctaaataaaatttctaatttgtttaaaaatattcaatatgctaatcaagtaaTGTTCATGTTGTAAgtaatgggttgaaatattgtttttttcaaatttttgggaaaaaagtgttttttgaaatctcaaaaaatccaaaaaaaaaataattttattttcgtcgcaaatcaatgctttagatatgaaaacaacacactgtaaatttggaacctttcggataagttttaagattgttaccgctttttgaatatcactttacacatactgtctatggtaaatcagttgataatgtatacattttaacgatttctcgtggggACAAACTTTGCTtaacaaataaacgaagaaactgtatgatttttaaaaacaatttgatgGCAAACactgtctttacctttaaataaGAGGTTGGCATCATTATTTGGAacttcttttttaaaaattgtcgttttatgtaaattttgtaaaaaacaaaaaatcgcGAAAAAAACGTCACGaaaggaaaaaatatattttttttaacggatttatatttcaataatgattaagtattacttCTTTCAATATTTGTCCATTGAAtggaaaactttatctttaatttgaaaaaaagtcttgtatcgtttcttttgttgaccagtatagttattttataaaaaattactgtttgtaaaagtatgaattattctaaataataagaatgttcttatcccaggcagaaaccCCTAGCTGTATTAGGCACAACAAattatcaatgctcttcaactttgtaattgttttggctttcgaactctTTTCATTTGAgtgtcactggttagtcttgtgtagacgaaacgcgagtctggcgtattaaattgtaaacctggtaccttttgttagctattattcgtgtgtttctctgtcctatatgttctaccacttatttgtattgtagtcctgtcatgtaatgttgtcattttaatgttatatttaacattgccataaaagcggaagGTTTTGCActccacaaaaccaggttcaacccacaatttttttcttaaattgtcctgtaccaagtcaggaaaatggccattgatatattatagttcttttctgtgtgtgttacattttaatgttgtgtttctgttgtgtcatagttctcctctcatatttaatgtgtttccctcagatttgatttgtaacctggatttgttgttttttttctcaatcgatttatgaatttcgaacagcggtaaagtactgttgcctttatttatacaataatCCTTGTCACGgacagattttctctaaatgctttaatttcagagatataagccgaaaactacattttacccccatgttctacttttagccatggtggccattttggttgATGACCATGGTCATAggatacattttataaacaagGTACTCTAAGAATGActtaggccaagtttggttatatttggcccagtagttttggagtagaagatttttgtaaagattaagaaaatttataaaaaattgtgtaaaattcaaattaaaaagcaAGAACTCTTTATAGggacaattgacaatttttgtcatgttgacatatttgtagatcttactttgctacaATTCTGCTGTGTAAAATTTATCACTTTCTATAAtataattcaagataataaccaaaaacttcaaactttcttaaaaattaccaattcatgggTTGTCTGATGCGTCTGAAAATGACCGGGTGATATATATCTTGACCTTATGAACATTtttacttgtctatcccaaattcatgtatttggccaagtttggttatatttggcccagtagttttagagtagaagatttttgtaaagattaagaaaatttataaaaaaattgtgtaaaattcaaattaaagagcaataactcttTATAGggacaattgacaattttggtcatgttgacatatttgtagatcttactttgctaccAATTCTGCTGTGTAAAATTTATCactttctataatattattcaagataataaccaaaaactccAAACtttcttaaaaattaccaatccatGGGTTGTCTGAAGCGTCTGAAAATGACCGGGTGATATATATCTTGACCTTATGAACATTtttacttgtctatcccaaattcatgtatttggccaagtttggttatatttggcccagtagttttagagtagaagatttttgtaaagattaagaaaatttataaaaaattatgtaaaattcaaattaaagagCAAGAACTCTTTATAGggacaattgacaatttttgtcatgttgacatatttgtagatcttactttgctaccAATTCTGCTGTGTAAAATTTATCactttctataatattattcaagataataaccaaaaacttcaaactttcttaaaaattaccaattcatgggTTGTCTGATGCGTCTGAAAATGACCGGGGTGATATATATCTTGACCTTATGAACATTtttacttgtctatcccaaattcatgtatttggttttaatgttatatttgttattctcgtgggattttgtttgatgcttggtccgtgtgtgttacattgtaatgttgtgtcgttgttctcctcttatatttaatgcgcttccctcagttttagtttgttaccccgattttgttttttgtccatggatttatgagtttgaacagcggtatactactgttgcctttatttacgctGTGTCAgttttcctctaaatgctttagtttcagagatataagcc
The window above is part of the Mytilus edulis chromosome 6, xbMytEdul2.2, whole genome shotgun sequence genome. Proteins encoded here:
- the LOC139526689 gene encoding uncharacterized protein is translated as MDIFKIDGVIVEQLERIRVYGTEITACMMIKENITLFLNRDMDRHSKVLKFISGNFEGDINLFPASVFDIAYLDEKRVLVTTGDSSKSIKVFDMDLPRAARRHLKMNDWCYGITSNKQVFIFCTDNCIKVLDYDTLSVSNFPAEFEEDENLQETYLTANESNLFLSNYHRDTVTCYDFSGKVVWTFSDKAILNNPRGIALDDQSNIYVAGSMSNNIVTMTSDGKRARELLGLADGLDHPHAIYFDKDDDILLVCNLRGTAFKFLITVKPTQE
- the LOC139526690 gene encoding E3 ubiquitin/ISG15 ligase TRIM25-like encodes the protein MATETNCVCDVCHVRNIRSTVREYCPQCDQNLCGDCSEHHRITKASKAHETIPFEQYKTSHSFIQNIKHRCDKHEYPFEFHCQLHNSLACKRCIVMEHRTCDDVVLLEDVLRRFKSLTASERLEKSLLDVKSVIASAISKSKDNLKMLPTNENDVVERIKDMRKNINDHFDKLEQDLILKASQSKVKGKRCISRILRDLETENKQVNEISQNIEVLKECASDRQSFIGTRNLEQSLQQIKIQLQSMSEKGEFHDVKICCEFEDSFVNKEETIGSIGNVLPRKVNELVLL